One genomic segment of Tursiops truncatus isolate mTurTru1 chromosome 4, mTurTru1.mat.Y, whole genome shotgun sequence includes these proteins:
- the P2RY12 gene encoding P2Y purinoceptor 12 has protein sequence MDNLTTAAGNGSLCTRDYKITQVLFPLFYTVLFFVGLITNSLAMRIFFQIHSKSNFIIFLKNTVISDLLMILTFPFKILSDAKLGTGPLRAFVCQVTSVVFYFTMYISISFLGLITIDRYQKTTRPFKTSNPNNLLGAKILSVVIWAFMFLLSLPNMILTNRRPSDKNVKKCSFLKSEFGLVWHEIVNYICQVIFWINFLIVIVCYTLITKELYKSYVRTRGVGKVPKKKVNIKVFIIIAVFFICFVPFHFARIPYTLSQTRDVFDCSAENTLFYVKESTLWLTSLNACLDPFIYFFLCKSFKNSLMSMLRCSNSASHKNRKKGQDGGDPSEETPM, from the coding sequence ATGGACAACCTCACCACTGCGGCTGGGAATGGCAGCCTGTGCACCCGAGATTACAAAATCACCCAGGTCCTCTTCCCGCTCTTCTACACCGTGCTGTTTTTCGTTGGACTCATCACAAACAGCCTGGCAATGAGGATTTTCTTTCAAATCCACAGTAAAtccaactttattattttccttaagaaCACAGTCATTTCTGATCTTCTCATGATTCTGACTTTTCCATTCAAAATCCTCAGCGATGCCAAACTGGGAACAGGACCGCTGAGAGCCTTTGTGTGCCAAGTGACCTCCGTTGTATTTTATTTCACGATGTATATCAGTATCTCATTCCTAGGACTGATAACTATCGATCGCTACCAGAAGACCACCAGGCCATTTAAAACATCCAACCCCAACAATCTCCTGGGGGCTAAGATTCTCTCTGTCGTCATCTGGGCATTCATGTTCTTACTCTCCTTGCCTAACATGATTCTGACCAACAGGAGGCCCAGTGACAAGAATGTGAAGAAATGCTCATTCCTGAAATCAGAGTTTGGTCTGGTCTGGCATGAAATAGTCAATTACATCTGTCAAGTCATTTTCTGGATTAATTTTCTAATTGTCATTGTATGCTACACGCTCATTACAAAAGAACTGTACAAGTCATACGTGAGAACAAGGGGCGTCGGCAAAGTCCCCAAGAAAAAGGTAAACATCAAAGTTTTCATTATCattgctgtattttttatttgtttcgtTCCTTTCCATTTTGCCCGAATTCCCTACACCCTGAGTCAAACCCGGGATGTCTTTGACTGCTCTGCTGAGAATACTCTGTTCTACGTCAAAGAGAGCACTCTCTGGTTAACTTCCTTAAACGCGTGCCTGGATCCATTCATCTACTTTTTCCTTTGCAAATCCTTCAAAAATTCCTTGATGAGTATGCTGAGATGCTCCAATTCTGCATCccataaaaacaggaaaaaaggacAGGATGGTGGTGACCCAAGTGAAGAGACCCCAATGTAA
- the P2RY13 gene encoding P2Y purinoceptor 13, protein MNDTVMKGFNGSERCPRDMQAAHLVFPAIYTVVFFLGTLLNTLALWVFIHIPSSSTFIVYLKNTLVADLIMTLMLPFKILSDARLGPWQLRAFVCRFSAVVFYETMYVGITLLGLIAFDRFLKIIRPFGKFFVQKPAFAKVVSTLLWLFLFLLSLPNMILSNKEATPSSVKKCASLKGPLGLKWHEVVNYISQFIFWTVFVLMLLCYTVIAKKVYNSYRKSKRKGSKNSKRLEGKVFVVVAVFFVCFAPFHFARVPYTHSQTNRKTDCRLQNQLFLAKETTLFLAATNICMDPLIYIFLCKKFTERLPCMKGRKIAASTQENPTSQSDNITLS, encoded by the coding sequence ATGAACGACACAGTGATGAAGGGCTTCAACGGGTCTGAGAGGTGCCCCAGGGACATGCAGGCAGCGCACCTGGTGTTCCCAGCCATCTACACTGTCGTTTTCTTCCTGGGCACCCTGCTGAACACTTTGGCCCTGTGGGTGTTCATTCACATCCCCAGCTCCTCCACCTTCATTGTCTACCTCAAAAATACTCTGGTGGCCGACTTGATCATGACGCTCATGCTTCCGTTTAAAATCCTCTCAGACGCGCGCCTCGGACCCTGGCAGCTCAGAGCCTTTGTGTGTCGTTTCTCTGCCGTCGTCTTTTATGAGACCATGTATGTGGGCATCACACTGCTGGGGCTCATAGCCTTTGACAGGTTCCTCAAGATCATCAGACCTTTTGGAAAATTTTTCGTACAAAAACCTGCTTTTGCAAAAGTGGTCTCAACCCTCCTCTGGCTCTTTTtgttcctcctctccctgccaaATATGATCTTAAGCAACAAGGAAGCAACACCGTCATCTGTGAAAAAGTGTGCCTCCTTAAAGGGTCCTCTTGGGCTGAAATGGCATGAAGTGgtgaactacatttcccagttcATTTTCTGGACTGTTTTTGTCCTAATGCTTCTATGCTATACGGTGATTGCAAAAAAGGTATACAATTCTTATAGAAAGTCCAAGAGGAAGGGCAGCAAAAACAGTAAAAGGCTAGAAGGTAAAGTATTTGTTGTCGTGGCTGTCTTCTTTGTGTGTTTCGCTCCATTTCATTTCGCCAGAGTCCCATATACTCACAGTCAAACCAACCGTAAGACTGACTGTCGATTGCAAAATCAACTGTTTCTAGCTAAAGAAACCACCCTTTTTTTGGCAGCAACTAACATTTGCATGGATcccttaatatatatattcttatgtaAAAAATTCACAGAGAGGCTACCATGTATGAAAGGGAGAAAGATTGCAGCATCCACCCAGGAAAATCCTACGAGTCAGTCAGACAATATAACCCTAAGCTGA